In the Nitrosopumilus cobalaminigenes genome, ATGGAAAAGATTATGCTGTTCAAGTAATCAAGAATGCCAAAATATTTGCTGAAGCCTTGAGTGATAACGGCTTCAAAGTTTTAGGTGAAAGTAGAGGATTTACACAATCACATCAGATAGCTGTTAACGTTCTAGATTATTCAGATGGAGGAAAAGTTGAAGCTGATTTGGAAAAAGCAAACATCATTGTAAATAGACAACTCATTCCAGGTGATATTAAAGCTGGAAGAAATTATTTCCATCCGGGTGGAATCAGATTAGGAGTTTCTGAAATTACACGACTTGGAATGAAAAAGAATGAGATGCAAGAGATTGCATCCCTGATTAAACAAGTTGTAATTGACAAAAAAGATCCAAAGAAATTGCTCTCAAAAGTAAAATCATTCAGAAAAGATTATCAAAAAGTAAAATTCTGTTTTGATAACAAATTGGGTGCTTACGAATACGTCAAACTAAGATAGTTTTATTCATAATCAGTAAGTAAGGATTGATCTCCTTGGCTTTTACCAAATACTAGTTCAATTTCATCAGAAAGTGCAAGAATTCTTCCTCTTTGATATTCACCGACATCATATTTCTCAACTAATCTTTTGGCAAGTTTAAGATATTTTTCTACAGAACCTCTTGTGATTGTAGCAATCAGTTTATGCCCACAAACACATGTTTGGATAAGAGGCATTCTACGAAATGATTTTCCACATGCAGTACACCTAAAGCTTTGTCGAGCATATGCTCTAAGATTTCCCATCAAATCTGGAACTAAATGAGTTGAGATAACATTTGAGACTATCTCAGATGTGTTTACAGCATTAATCATCTCTGCATTTCTAACTTGCATGTCAAATTTGTCAAGCATTGAACCAAGTGTAGAATATGCACTTCTAGATTTTGAAGTTGTTAAAGATGAAGTTGGATGTGTAAAGTGATAGTCATAGAATTGTCTTTCAGTATCAAGACGTGATTTGATAATTTCGATTGAAGATACATCAGATGCTTTAACTTGTTCAAATGTAGATTCAAAAAATTCCAAAGGAATGATTTTGGTCACTTCTAGATTATGTGCTTGAGGTTGGGATTCATGTGGTAATACGTGAGGCTGAACAAGTAACGGGGCATCCATTAATCCACCAATTCTATCAGAAAGAAATTGTCTTGAGAAATTAAGTAGACTATCCATGAGTAGCATAATAGAGTCAGCATCTCCATCAGCATCTCTTCTTTTAGCAGAATGCCAATTGGGAGTTCCAAAACAAACATGAGTTTCAGTATAACCTATGATTCTTCCAACAATACCAACAGATGTGTGGGGAGCTAATCCAATAATTAGATGTCCAATAAGCTCTTCAGAATTTTTTACATTGTAAAATGAAGATTTTCCATAGAATTTTTGTAACAAAACATCAATGTACTTGCATGTGTTAACAAGGTAATTTCCACTCTCATATGGAATTACCACATCTTGCATTCGAAGTTCTATAATTTGATCTGTAGATTCTAGAGGATTACCGTCAATATCCTGAGTATACCCAAGTTGTTTTAGTTTCTCAATAGATGTTCCTATCCATGATGGCTTGAATTGTGTTAATGGAGAATTTGTTGCATCAAATCTTACTGTTCCATCTTTGAATGTAGTTAATCCAAAATTCTGTCTTACTAGTCCTTTTTCTAGTGGTTCAGCAATTTTATCTTGATTGATTAATTCCTTAACTCCTTTGAATGGTTCTTTTGCACGAATTCCCATCTTTTCTTGAGCCAAAAGTAATTTTTTCTTTAATGGGAATTCTTTGTGAGAGTGTGCAGGAGCTTTCCGCTTACATTTTTCACAAAATGGTTCTTCAAGTGAATCACGACAGTTTGAGCATCTAAAAGTGACAACCGTTTTAGTGCCACAAATTGAGCACTTTATGCCAATTGATGGTAGATCACATGTTGTACAATGACGATTGTAAATATTGGCAAAAAAATGCTCAGTTCTTGAAGCCTTGAGAAGATCCCTAGTAGGTCCGCCTTTTTCACCTATTGGAAACAAAACATGTGTAGCAGGTTTCATTTGTCTAGCTGCTGCTTTTTCAGGTCTTCCTATTCTGACTCCAATACTAGTTGAAAATTTATTATTAATTTGAATGCCTGATGATTTTGTTAAAATTTGTGGGACAGACAAATCATCGATGATTGGTTTTTCTCTAAACAAGAGATTAAAGAAAATTTTTGCTTCCTGATGTTCTAGAATTACCAAGTCGTTTTCAACTTTATGTGGAGTACCTAAATTCTCAAGAATTTTTTTGGCTTGATTGGAATATTCTATAGATTCTTCATTGACTTTTCTTGGTTCCAATAGTTTGAGTAGATCTTCAGATGATATTCTATCCCAGAAATACAAGTAATGTGGATGTAATGGAATTTTAAAGTCAAGTGAAATTTTTAGTGCTTCATCTATTGTAGGAATTCTATTCAAAAATTGGTTTAGATATTGATCATCGGGTTCATATTTTTCAATTTTTTGTTTTAATTCCTCAATCCAAAATTCTTCTACATAGCCTGATGGAACTAACTGTGCATTATTTTCTAGAAAATCTCCAAATGAAATTAAAATATCACC is a window encoding:
- a CDS encoding DNA polymerase II large subunit yields the protein MSENDAISRISDIPMPKHYLDYYASLSTETYSIFEHAAAAKSSLADSSGIIEPKIAFDLADRVAKMHEIDIADPLREILKINGKELSALILAKEIASGKYCLPDATLEDKLDLAVRVGLAIITEGVTIAPLQGISEVKIKKNKDGTEYLSVSIAGPMRSAGGTESAVTLLIADHVRKIAGLSKFQANSFDDETGRFVEELRIYEREASSFQFHILDEDIEHVILNLPVELAGVDTDPYEVVNHKSMARIQTDRVRGGALRVLNDGLIGRSKKLLKRIELYNLDGWEWLNDLKGAVQTGDNQEDAAAKRMREVITGRSVLSMPNKLGGFRLRYGRACNTGFAAVGIHPVIAEILDHTVAVGTQIKIDIPGKGATVAFVDSIDTPTVRLNNGNVVKIRDVKHGLEIKNDIEKILHLGDILISFGDFLENNAQLVPSGYVEEFWIEELKQKIEKYEPDDQYLNQFLNRIPTIDEALKISLDFKIPLHPHYLYFWDRISSEDLLKLLEPRKVNEESIEYSNQAKKILENLGTPHKVENDLVILEHQEAKIFFNLLFREKPIIDDLSVPQILTKSSGIQINNKFSTSIGVRIGRPEKAAARQMKPATHVLFPIGEKGGPTRDLLKASRTEHFFANIYNRHCTTCDLPSIGIKCSICGTKTVVTFRCSNCRDSLEEPFCEKCKRKAPAHSHKEFPLKKKLLLAQEKMGIRAKEPFKGVKELINQDKIAEPLEKGLVRQNFGLTTFKDGTVRFDATNSPLTQFKPSWIGTSIEKLKQLGYTQDIDGNPLESTDQIIELRMQDVVIPYESGNYLVNTCKYIDVLLQKFYGKSSFYNVKNSEELIGHLIIGLAPHTSVGIVGRIIGYTETHVCFGTPNWHSAKRRDADGDADSIMLLMDSLLNFSRQFLSDRIGGLMDAPLLVQPHVLPHESQPQAHNLEVTKIIPLEFFESTFEQVKASDVSSIEIIKSRLDTERQFYDYHFTHPTSSLTTSKSRSAYSTLGSMLDKFDMQVRNAEMINAVNTSEIVSNVISTHLVPDLMGNLRAYARQSFRCTACGKSFRRMPLIQTCVCGHKLIATITRGSVEKYLKLAKRLVEKYDVGEYQRGRILALSDEIELVFGKSQGDQSLLTDYE